In Xylanibacter ruminicola 23, a single genomic region encodes these proteins:
- a CDS encoding phospho-sugar mutase has translation MADNAQLIAQCEARAKEWLSPAFDEETRKEVQAMLDNADKTALIDAFYQNLEFGTGGLRGIMGAGTNRMNKYIVGMATQGFANYILKAFPGKQSSVVVGHDCRNNGRMFAETVADIFSANGIKVYLFESLRPTPEISFAIRQLGCQAGVNVTASHNPREYNGYKAYWDDGAQVLAPHDKGIIDEVNKVKIEDVKFNGNKELIDIIGGEMDWDYLQAVKEAMVDQDVILRQKDLNIVYSPMHGTGRVIIPEALRSWGFQNIHVVPEQMVIDGNFPTVVSPNPENAEAMTLGMKLGTRLNADLVIASDPDADRLAIVCRNAKGEWEILNGNQTCMMFSWYIIANKKKLGQLKGNEFLVKTIVTTEVIAEIAKKNGVEYRDCYTGFKWIANEIRISEGVKKYIGGGEESFGFLPFDKVRDKDSPASICLICEIAAWARDNGMTLYDLLMNIYKEYGFSKEVTINVVRPGKTGADEIKQMMADFRANPPKELGGSKVCLWKDYKTLEAKKADGSVEKLNMPDTSNVLQWFCEDGTKVSVRPSGTEPKIKFYTEVKDASFKDAADYERCTKAAEEKIEALKKSLNL, from the coding sequence ATGGCAGACAACGCTCAACTGATTGCTCAGTGCGAGGCACGGGCTAAGGAATGGCTTTCTCCAGCCTTTGATGAGGAGACACGTAAGGAAGTACAGGCAATGCTCGACAATGCTGACAAGACAGCGCTGATCGATGCTTTCTATCAGAATCTTGAGTTTGGTACAGGTGGCCTTCGTGGTATTATGGGTGCTGGTACCAACCGCATGAACAAGTACATTGTAGGTATGGCTACACAGGGTTTTGCCAACTATATCCTGAAGGCATTCCCAGGCAAGCAGAGCTCGGTTGTTGTAGGTCACGATTGCCGCAACAACGGTCGTATGTTTGCAGAGACTGTAGCAGACATTTTCTCGGCTAACGGCATTAAGGTTTATCTGTTCGAGAGCCTTCGCCCAACACCTGAGATTTCGTTCGCCATCCGTCAGCTGGGCTGTCAGGCTGGCGTAAACGTAACCGCATCGCACAACCCTCGTGAGTATAATGGCTACAAGGCATACTGGGACGATGGTGCTCAGGTGCTGGCTCCACACGATAAGGGTATCATCGACGAGGTTAACAAGGTAAAGATCGAGGACGTTAAGTTCAATGGTAACAAGGAGCTCATCGACATCATCGGTGGTGAGATGGACTGGGATTACCTGCAGGCTGTTAAGGAGGCTATGGTTGATCAGGATGTCATCCTGCGCCAGAAGGACCTGAATATCGTTTACAGCCCCATGCACGGAACTGGTCGCGTCATTATTCCTGAGGCTCTGCGTTCATGGGGCTTCCAGAATATCCACGTGGTTCCCGAGCAGATGGTTATCGATGGTAACTTCCCCACAGTAGTTAGTCCTAACCCCGAGAATGCCGAGGCTATGACACTGGGTATGAAGCTTGGTACACGCCTGAATGCCGACCTGGTAATCGCTTCTGACCCAGATGCCGACCGTTTGGCTATCGTTTGCCGCAACGCTAAGGGCGAGTGGGAGATTCTGAATGGTAACCAGACCTGTATGATGTTCTCATGGTACATCATCGCCAACAAGAAGAAGCTCGGTCAGCTCAAGGGCAACGAGTTCCTGGTAAAGACCATCGTTACTACCGAGGTGATTGCCGAGATTGCTAAGAAGAACGGCGTAGAGTATCGCGACTGCTATACAGGCTTCAAGTGGATTGCCAACGAGATTCGCATCTCTGAGGGCGTTAAGAAGTACATCGGTGGTGGTGAGGAGAGCTTCGGATTCCTGCCATTCGATAAGGTTCGCGATAAGGATTCTCCAGCATCTATCTGCTTGATTTGTGAGATTGCTGCATGGGCTCGCGATAACGGTATGACTCTGTACGACCTGCTGATGAATATCTACAAGGAGTACGGATTCTCTAAGGAGGTAACCATCAATGTGGTTCGTCCTGGTAAGACCGGTGCCGACGAGATTAAGCAGATGATGGCCGACTTCCGCGCTAATCCTCCAAAGGAGCTGGGTGGTAGCAAGGTTTGCCTGTGGAAGGACTACAAGACTCTGGAGGCTAAGAAGGCCGACGGTAGTGTTGAGAAGTTGAATATGCCTGACACCAGCAACGTTCTGCAGTGGTTCTGCGAGGATGGTACAAAGGTATCAGTTCGTCCTTCAGGTACCGAGCCAAAGATTAAGTTCTACACCGAGGTGAAGGATGCCAGCTTTAAGGATGCTGCCGATTACGAGCGCTGCACCAAGGCTGCCGAGGAGAAGATCGAGGCCCTGAAGAAGAGCTTGAATCTCTAA
- a CDS encoding DUF4296 domain-containing protein, which yields MISCKPSVPSEYIQPDDMEDLIYDYHVAQGIAAQQEGNQDYNRRLTFELVLKKHGLTQAEFDSSLVYYYTRADRFQEIYKHVQERLNTEAEKYGAAVGDVQIAAASLSGDTADVWKGNRALLLFNDRPYHLYQFAQKADTAYRAGDSFMLSMNTTWLMQQGNRQASVYMAVTYANDSTVKQYSTVSSSGITNLRIPYCKERVKEIKGFVMCGMRPSTDPTSNLCLLFVNNIQLFRFHNKLTNQPVVPQQPDSIHELQPDTAQYDSLRRPGRHVAGRPLTIGDIQKMHKKETKK from the coding sequence ATGATTAGCTGTAAGCCATCGGTGCCATCGGAGTATATCCAGCCCGACGATATGGAGGATTTGATTTACGATTACCACGTAGCGCAAGGCATTGCCGCGCAGCAGGAGGGTAATCAGGATTACAACCGCCGTTTGACTTTCGAGTTAGTGCTCAAGAAGCACGGACTCACACAAGCCGAATTCGATTCGTCGTTGGTATATTATTATACCCGTGCCGACCGATTCCAAGAGATTTACAAGCATGTACAGGAACGCCTGAATACCGAGGCCGAGAAATACGGTGCCGCTGTTGGCGATGTGCAGATTGCAGCTGCCTCGCTCAGTGGCGATACGGCCGATGTATGGAAAGGCAACCGTGCACTCCTGCTGTTCAACGATCGTCCGTATCATCTTTATCAGTTTGCTCAGAAAGCCGACACTGCCTATCGTGCAGGCGACAGCTTTATGCTGAGTATGAACACCACATGGCTTATGCAGCAAGGCAATCGTCAGGCCTCGGTGTATATGGCCGTTACCTATGCCAACGATAGTACTGTTAAGCAGTATTCTACCGTTTCGTCGTCGGGCATCACAAACCTGCGCATACCTTATTGCAAGGAGCGTGTCAAAGAGATCAAGGGCTTTGTGATGTGTGGCATGCGCCCATCTACCGACCCCACCAGCAATCTTTGTCTGCTGTTTGTCAACAACATCCAGCTGTTCCGCTTCCATAACAAGCTTACCAATCAGCCCGTTGTGCCACAACAGCCCGACAGCATCCATGAACTGCAGCCCGATACGGCTCAGTACGATTCGCTACGCCGCCCAGGCCGCCATGTAGCCGGACGCCCGTTAACCATTGGCGATATCCAGAAGATGCACAAGAAAGAAACCAAAAAGTAA
- a CDS encoding anaerobic C4-dicarboxylate transporter → MITFTMVLQLCIVLGALWVGSRYGSLALGAISGIGLAILVFGFGLKPGTPPTDVIYIIIAAVTCAGIMQASGGMDWLIQIAEKLLRKHPDHITFFAPLCTFFLTVLVGTGHVVYTLMPIICDIALKKGIRPERPCGVASIASQVGITCSPIAAAVVAFVTISNANHFDITIPRVLMISIPACLCGLMAAAAASYHRGLDLDKDPEFQKKIADPIQREYIYGSNATTLDRQIPQSAKNAVFIFLGALAVIVVFAALPDLLPSYPTVKAVKGAGDLTLASGVTITASALAKAGVVAEGFTEKGMVDLKMNLVIQIVMISAAALMIIFCKAQPKKAVAGPVWQSGMVAVVAIYGIAWLADTYFSNYMSEMQSMLADIVKEYPWSIAIVFFLVSVLINSQGAVVVAMLPLAYKLGIPGPVLLGVLPAVYGYFFIPNYPSDIATVNFDRSGTTVIGKYLLNHSFMMPGLISVFTSTIVAYLLSMIFY, encoded by the coding sequence ATGATTACATTTACAATGGTTCTGCAGCTCTGTATCGTACTTGGTGCGCTGTGGGTTGGTTCCCGTTATGGCAGTCTGGCCTTGGGAGCTATTTCGGGAATTGGATTGGCTATTCTGGTGTTTGGCTTCGGACTTAAACCAGGAACGCCACCAACAGATGTTATTTACATCATCATTGCTGCTGTAACGTGTGCAGGAATCATGCAGGCTTCGGGCGGTATGGACTGGCTGATACAGATAGCCGAAAAGCTGCTGCGCAAGCATCCTGACCACATCACGTTTTTTGCACCGCTATGCACATTCTTCCTGACGGTGCTGGTAGGAACAGGTCACGTGGTTTACACGCTGATGCCTATCATCTGCGACATCGCGCTTAAGAAAGGTATCCGTCCGGAGCGCCCGTGTGGTGTTGCCTCTATTGCCTCGCAGGTTGGTATCACGTGTTCGCCTATTGCTGCGGCTGTGGTGGCCTTCGTCACCATTTCTAATGCCAACCACTTCGACATCACCATTCCTCGTGTACTCATGATCAGCATTCCTGCTTGTCTTTGCGGACTGATGGCAGCTGCTGCCGCTTCGTATCATCGCGGACTTGACCTGGATAAGGATCCTGAGTTCCAGAAGAAGATTGCCGATCCTATTCAGCGCGAGTATATCTACGGTTCGAACGCTACCACACTCGACAGACAGATTCCACAGTCGGCAAAGAATGCTGTATTTATCTTCCTGGGTGCGCTGGCTGTTATCGTAGTGTTTGCTGCCCTACCCGACCTGCTGCCTTCTTACCCCACCGTTAAGGCGGTTAAGGGTGCTGGCGACCTGACGCTTGCAAGCGGTGTTACCATCACGGCTTCGGCGCTGGCCAAAGCTGGTGTTGTGGCCGAAGGATTTACCGAGAAAGGTATGGTGGACCTGAAGATGAACTTGGTGATTCAGATTGTGATGATTTCGGCAGCTGCGCTGATGATTATCTTCTGTAAGGCTCAACCTAAGAAGGCGGTGGCTGGTCCGGTTTGGCAATCAGGTATGGTTGCGGTAGTTGCCATCTATGGTATCGCCTGGTTGGCCGACACATACTTCTCGAACTACATGAGCGAGATGCAGTCGATGCTGGCCGACATTGTCAAGGAATATCCATGGAGTATTGCTATCGTATTCTTCCTGGTTTCGGTGCTCATCAACTCGCAGGGTGCGGTGGTTGTAGCCATGCTGCCGTTGGCCTATAAGCTGGGTATCCCTGGTCCCGTACTGCTGGGTGTGCTGCCAGCCGTTTACGGTTACTTCTTTATCCCTAACTACCCATCGGATATCGCTACCGTTAACTTCGACCGTTCGGGCACTACGGTGATTGGTAAATACCTGCTGAACCACTCGTTCATGATGCCTGGCTTGATTAGCGTATTCACCTCTACGATAGTAGCTTATCTGCTTTCAATGATATTCTACTAA
- a CDS encoding TraR/DksA family transcriptional regulator, with product MAEKTRYTDEELEEFRQIINEKMALAKRDYEQMMRVLTNEDSNDVDDTSPTYKALEEGSATQSKEELISMAARQQKFIQGLKAALVRIENKTYGIDRITGKLIPKERLRAVPHATLSVESKLNQKK from the coding sequence ATGGCAGAGAAGACTCGCTATACTGACGAAGAGCTCGAAGAGTTCCGTCAGATTATCAATGAGAAGATGGCTTTGGCCAAGCGTGATTACGAACAGATGATGCGCGTACTGACCAACGAGGACAGCAACGACGTCGACGATACATCACCCACCTACAAGGCATTAGAGGAGGGTAGTGCTACCCAGTCGAAAGAGGAGTTGATCTCGATGGCCGCCCGCCAGCAGAAGTTCATTCAGGGCCTGAAGGCTGCATTGGTTCGCATCGAGAACAAAACCTATGGTATCGACCGTATTACCGGTAAGCTGATACCAAAGGAGCGTCTGCGTGCCGTTCCTCATGCAACACTGAGTGTAGAGTCTAAGCTGAACCAGAAAAAGTGA
- a CDS encoding tetratricopeptide repeat protein, whose protein sequence is MKRLIIMAISCVIMSAPMSAQRKQIGEARTILKSGKNLEQAEKLMTDLLKDSANQQNVRIYDIWLQSVEKQYLAINEKMYIKQKVDTAAFFNLAKRMFTVAEKLDSIDAIPDKKGNSHPEYRKDNAAKMNGYRPNIYYGGAHHLKKGDFMTALEFFETYLDCDRQPLFTGYDYMYKDPKMGEVAYWATYCGYRLNDPVLTLRHAATAQRDEQKLEYTLQYMAEAWDKLDDDSMHIATLWQGFKKYPKSNYFFPRLMDVYNTRGNYQMADSVVNEALAIDSLNELYLFAKSTVMLNMKKYNDCLKFSEQLIEVNPEQPDIYYTAGLACLNIAQRMDPRKNKKQILKMYEKARPYMEKYREMAPSELDKWAPALYRIYFNLNMGKQFDEIDKLLKK, encoded by the coding sequence ATGAAGAGATTGATAATTATGGCCATAAGCTGCGTGATAATGAGTGCCCCTATGAGCGCTCAGCGTAAGCAGATTGGCGAAGCACGAACCATACTGAAGAGTGGGAAGAATTTAGAGCAGGCAGAGAAGCTGATGACCGACTTGCTGAAGGATTCTGCCAACCAGCAGAACGTACGTATATACGACATCTGGTTGCAGTCGGTTGAGAAGCAGTATCTGGCCATTAACGAGAAGATGTATATCAAGCAGAAGGTTGATACAGCTGCCTTCTTTAATCTGGCTAAGCGTATGTTTACCGTAGCCGAGAAATTGGATTCTATCGATGCCATACCCGACAAGAAAGGTAACTCGCACCCCGAATATCGCAAGGATAACGCTGCCAAGATGAATGGTTATCGCCCCAATATCTATTACGGAGGCGCCCACCATCTCAAGAAGGGCGATTTCATGACCGCACTTGAATTCTTTGAGACCTATCTCGACTGCGACCGACAGCCGTTGTTTACAGGCTACGACTATATGTACAAGGACCCCAAGATGGGCGAGGTGGCTTACTGGGCTACCTATTGCGGCTATCGCTTGAACGACCCTGTACTTACCCTGCGCCATGCAGCTACAGCCCAGCGCGACGAGCAGAAGCTGGAGTACACCTTGCAGTATATGGCCGAAGCATGGGATAAACTCGACGACGACTCGATGCATATCGCAACCCTTTGGCAGGGCTTTAAGAAGTACCCCAAATCCAACTACTTCTTTCCCCGACTGATGGATGTTTACAACACTCGCGGCAACTATCAGATGGCTGACAGTGTGGTTAACGAGGCATTGGCTATCGACTCGCTCAACGAGCTGTATCTGTTTGCCAAGAGCACCGTGATGCTGAACATGAAGAAGTATAACGACTGCCTGAAGTTCAGCGAGCAGCTGATTGAGGTAAACCCAGAGCAGCCCGACATTTATTACACAGCCGGTTTGGCCTGCTTGAACATTGCCCAGCGCATGGATCCCCGAAAGAACAAGAAGCAGATTCTGAAGATGTACGAAAAGGCTCGCCCCTATATGGAAAAATATCGCGAAATGGCTCCAAGCGAGCTCGATAAGTGGGCGCCCGCATTATATCGCATCTACTTCAACCTGAATATGGGTAAACAGTTTGATGAAATCGATAAACTGCTGAAGAAGTAA
- a CDS encoding lipoprotein signal peptidase has translation MATLIIVAILLIDQAIKIWVKTSMTLHESIRVTDWFYITFIENMGMAFGMQLGSKIVLSLFRVVAIGVLGYYIWQQVKRNARTGYIVCLSLVLAGAAGNLIDCMFYGMMFNESSPYYLSYLVDFGTGYAPFLMGKVVDMFYFPLIETEWPTWMPFVGGQHFVFFSPVFNFADASISVSVVLLLLFYREEISKITLKKETNNVEE, from the coding sequence TTGGCGACATTAATCATAGTCGCCATTCTCCTTATTGACCAGGCTATCAAGATCTGGGTGAAAACGTCGATGACGCTGCACGAGAGTATCCGCGTTACCGATTGGTTTTACATCACGTTTATCGAGAACATGGGCATGGCCTTTGGCATGCAGTTAGGCAGCAAGATCGTGCTGTCATTGTTCCGTGTGGTTGCCATCGGTGTGCTGGGTTATTACATCTGGCAGCAGGTAAAACGTAATGCCCGCACAGGCTATATCGTGTGCCTCTCGTTGGTGCTGGCCGGTGCTGCAGGCAATCTCATCGATTGCATGTTCTACGGCATGATGTTCAACGAGTCGTCGCCCTACTATCTGTCATACTTAGTTGATTTTGGTACGGGTTATGCACCTTTCCTCATGGGTAAGGTGGTAGATATGTTCTACTTCCCGCTGATCGAAACCGAATGGCCCACATGGATGCCGTTTGTGGGCGGACAGCACTTTGTATTCTTTAGTCCGGTATTTAATTTTGCCGATGCCAGCATCAGTGTCAGCGTAGTGCTGCTGTTGCTGTTCTATCGTGAAGAAATAAGTAAGATTACACTTAAGAAAGAAACGAATAACGTTGAAGAGTAA
- a CDS encoding acyl-[acyl-carrier-protein] thioesterase, which produces MDKVGKYEFLAEPFHCDFSQRLFMGHMGNHMLNAADYHSSARGFGMKYLMTIKRSWVLSRLAIEMDEMPQMYTKFNVETWVESAMRFFTSRNFRVVGEDGKVYGYGRSIWAMIDTETRQPTDIFAIDNGAINNWIVDDKECPIDKGGRVKMDDSAQLVGTVETKYNDVDINGHINSVKYIEHVLDLWDLDWYREHQIKRFEIAYVAEAHQGDTLSFYRMQTGENEYCIRICKDGDTECCRSKVIFK; this is translated from the coding sequence ATGGATAAAGTAGGAAAATATGAATTTTTAGCAGAGCCCTTTCACTGCGACTTTTCGCAGCGATTGTTTATGGGCCATATGGGCAATCACATGCTGAATGCAGCCGATTATCACTCGTCGGCACGTGGTTTTGGCATGAAATATCTCATGACCATCAAGCGTTCGTGGGTACTCTCACGACTGGCCATCGAGATGGACGAGATGCCACAGATGTACACTAAGTTTAATGTTGAGACATGGGTTGAGAGTGCTATGCGTTTCTTTACCAGTCGTAACTTCCGTGTAGTAGGCGAGGATGGTAAGGTATATGGCTACGGACGCAGTATCTGGGCCATGATTGATACCGAAACCCGCCAGCCAACCGATATCTTTGCGATTGACAACGGTGCCATCAACAACTGGATTGTAGATGACAAGGAATGCCCCATTGATAAAGGCGGTCGTGTAAAGATGGACGATAGCGCCCAGCTGGTTGGTACAGTAGAAACCAAATATAACGATGTAGATATCAATGGGCATATCAATTCCGTGAAGTACATCGAGCATGTGCTCGACTTATGGGATTTGGATTGGTATCGTGAGCATCAGATTAAGCGTTTCGAAATAGCTTACGTAGCCGAGGCCCATCAGGGTGATACGCTCTCGTTCTACCGCATGCAGACAGGCGAGAACGAATATTGCATCCGCATCTGCAAAGATGGCGATACCGAATGTTGCCGAAGCAAGGTAATATTTAAGTAA
- the ileS gene encoding isoleucine--tRNA ligase — protein MAKKFAEHNGLNLTQVNNDILEMWREKNVFWRSVDEREGCPQFVFFEGPPSANGHPGIHHVLARTIKDTFNRYKTMKGYQVKRKAGWDTHGLPVELGVEKELGITKADIDNKASEKYISTEDYNKKCRENVMMFTQEWRDLTEKMGYFVDLDNPYITYDNKYIETLWWLLQQFYNKGLLYKGYTIQPYSPGAGTGLSSHELNQPGCYRDVKDTTVTALFKALDPKEEWTKWGEAYFVAWTTTPWTLPSNTALCVGPKIDYVAVQTYNAYNGEKMTIILAESRLNAYLSPEGNITDGDEMPEYNKGEKFVPYRIVGRYTGQELVGMKYQQLMPWVKPSAKLDQNAADYVKEYAAAHPEKVFASENGKDQFVEMESEAFRVIPGDYVTTEDGAGIVHIAPTFGADDAKVAKDAHIPSLFLINKKGETRPMVDLQGKYYVMDELDNNFVEKCVDVKAYGHHAGDYVKNAYAPEFNKDGKYDEQAAAKAEDLNIVICMEMKQEGTALKIEKHVHNYPHCWRTDKPVLYYPLDSWFIRSTAKKDRMFELNKTINWQPESTGTGRFGNWLENLNDWNLSRSRFWGTPLPIWRDEDGKEICIGSVEELYNEIEKAVKAGFMTSNPLKDNGFVPGDMSKENYDKIDLHRPYVDNIILVSESGKPMKRETDLIDVWFDSGSMPYAQIHYPFENKDLIDKGIAFPCDFINEGVDQTRGWFFTLHAIATMIFDSVAFKNVISSGLVLDAKGNKMSKHVGNVVNPFDMIGKYGSDAVRLYMMTNSEPWDNLKFDPEGVDEVRRKFFGTLYNTYSFFALYANVDGFDPATAQVAFDKRPEIDRWILSCLNTLIKGVEAELDGYDPTRAGRLIDAFVNDDLSNWFVRLNRKRFWGKEMSEDKLSAYQTLYTCLMTVAKLLAPFAPFYADQLYKDLGGELDSVHLDKFPVADEAQIDKDLEARMQMAQKITSMVLALRRKVNIKVRQPLQAIMIPAVDETQKKHIEAVKDLIMNEVNVKELRFVEGAGVLVKKVKCNFRTMGKKFGKLMKSVAAAMDALTQEQIAELEKQGTIGINVEGQDITVEAVDVEIISEDIPGWLVANEGNLTVALEVELTEELKNEGMARELINRIQNIRKESGFEITDRISVVLAPNAEVEKAVSSFADYIKTQVLADDITLQPNDGQEVEFDDFKLNITVTKN, from the coding sequence ATGGCAAAGAAGTTTGCAGAACATAACGGCTTGAATCTGACCCAGGTTAACAATGATATCCTGGAGATGTGGCGCGAGAAGAACGTATTCTGGCGTTCGGTTGACGAACGTGAGGGATGTCCACAGTTTGTATTCTTCGAGGGTCCTCCCTCGGCTAACGGTCATCCAGGTATTCACCACGTGCTGGCTCGTACCATTAAGGATACCTTCAACCGTTATAAGACCATGAAGGGTTATCAGGTAAAGCGTAAGGCTGGTTGGGATACCCACGGACTGCCCGTAGAGTTGGGCGTTGAGAAGGAGCTGGGCATTACCAAGGCTGATATCGACAACAAAGCATCAGAGAAGTACATCTCAACCGAGGATTATAACAAGAAGTGCCGCGAGAACGTGATGATGTTCACACAGGAGTGGCGCGACCTCACCGAGAAGATGGGCTATTTTGTTGATCTGGATAATCCTTACATTACCTACGACAACAAGTATATCGAGACACTGTGGTGGCTCCTGCAGCAGTTCTACAACAAGGGCCTGCTTTACAAGGGTTACACCATCCAGCCATATTCGCCAGGTGCCGGTACTGGTCTGAGCTCACACGAGCTGAACCAGCCTGGTTGCTATCGCGATGTAAAGGACACCACTGTTACAGCGCTGTTCAAGGCCCTCGATCCTAAGGAAGAGTGGACCAAGTGGGGCGAGGCTTACTTCGTAGCCTGGACAACCACTCCTTGGACATTGCCTTCGAACACCGCACTCTGCGTAGGTCCGAAGATTGATTACGTAGCAGTACAGACCTACAACGCCTACAACGGCGAGAAGATGACCATCATTCTGGCCGAGAGCCGACTGAATGCTTATCTCTCACCCGAGGGTAACATCACCGATGGCGACGAGATGCCTGAGTACAACAAGGGCGAGAAGTTTGTACCTTACCGCATCGTAGGCCGTTATACCGGTCAGGAGCTGGTAGGTATGAAGTACCAGCAGTTGATGCCTTGGGTAAAACCATCGGCTAAGCTCGATCAGAATGCTGCCGACTATGTAAAGGAGTATGCCGCAGCACATCCTGAGAAGGTATTCGCCAGCGAGAATGGCAAGGATCAGTTTGTTGAGATGGAGAGCGAGGCTTTCCGCGTTATCCCTGGTGATTACGTAACCACCGAGGATGGTGCAGGTATCGTACATATTGCGCCTACCTTCGGTGCTGATGACGCCAAGGTAGCTAAGGATGCTCACATCCCAAGCCTGTTCCTTATTAATAAGAAAGGTGAAACACGTCCAATGGTCGACCTCCAGGGTAAGTACTATGTAATGGACGAACTGGATAATAACTTTGTTGAGAAGTGTGTAGATGTAAAGGCTTACGGTCACCACGCTGGCGACTACGTAAAGAACGCCTATGCACCCGAGTTCAACAAGGATGGTAAGTACGACGAGCAGGCAGCCGCTAAGGCCGAGGACCTGAACATCGTTATCTGTATGGAGATGAAGCAGGAGGGCACCGCACTCAAGATCGAGAAGCACGTGCACAACTATCCTCACTGCTGGCGTACCGATAAGCCCGTACTCTATTATCCATTGGATTCTTGGTTCATCCGCTCAACTGCCAAGAAGGATCGTATGTTCGAACTGAACAAGACTATCAACTGGCAGCCCGAGAGCACAGGTACAGGCCGCTTTGGTAACTGGTTGGAGAACCTGAACGACTGGAACCTCTCTCGTTCACGTTTCTGGGGTACACCACTGCCTATCTGGCGCGACGAGGATGGCAAGGAAATCTGCATCGGTTCGGTTGAGGAGCTCTACAACGAGATCGAGAAGGCTGTTAAGGCCGGCTTCATGACTAGCAACCCATTGAAGGACAATGGCTTTGTTCCTGGCGACATGAGCAAGGAGAACTACGATAAGATCGACCTGCACCGTCCATACGTTGATAACATCATTCTGGTATCAGAGAGCGGTAAGCCCATGAAGCGCGAGACCGACCTGATCGACGTGTGGTTCGATTCTGGTTCTATGCCATACGCACAGATCCACTATCCATTCGAGAATAAGGATTTGATTGATAAGGGTATCGCATTCCCTTGCGACTTTATCAACGAGGGTGTCGACCAGACCCGTGGTTGGTTCTTCACCCTGCACGCTATTGCTACCATGATCTTCGACTCAGTAGCCTTCAAGAATGTAATTTCTTCAGGTCTGGTGCTCGATGCCAAGGGCAATAAGATGTCGAAGCACGTTGGTAACGTAGTAAACCCATTCGATATGATTGGCAAGTACGGTAGCGATGCTGTACGCCTGTATATGATGACCAACTCAGAGCCTTGGGACAACCTGAAGTTCGACCCAGAGGGCGTAGATGAGGTACGTCGTAAGTTCTTCGGAACACTCTATAACACCTATAGCTTCTTCGCACTCTATGCTAATGTGGACGGTTTCGACCCCGCAACAGCACAGGTGGCATTCGATAAGCGTCCTGAGATCGACCGCTGGATCCTCTCATGCCTGAACACCCTTATCAAGGGCGTCGAGGCCGAGCTGGATGGCTACGATCCTACACGTGCCGGTCGTCTGATCGATGCGTTTGTAAACGACGACCTGAGTAACTGGTTCGTACGTTTGAACCGCAAACGTTTCTGGGGTAAGGAGATGAGCGAAGATAAGCTCTCGGCTTATCAGACTCTCTACACCTGCTTGATGACCGTTGCCAAGCTGCTGGCTCCATTCGCACCATTCTATGCCGACCAGCTGTATAAGGACCTGGGTGGTGAGCTCGACTCAGTACACCTGGATAAGTTCCCAGTAGCCGACGAGGCACAGATTGATAAGGATCTCGAGGCTCGCATGCAGATGGCACAGAAGATTACTTCGATGGTTCTGGCCCTGCGCCGCAAGGTTAACATCAAGGTGCGCCAGCCACTGCAGGCCATCATGATTCCTGCTGTCGACGAGACTCAGAAGAAGCACATCGAAGCCGTTAAGGACCTGATTATGAACGAGGTTAACGTTAAGGAGTTGCGTTTTGTTGAGGGTGCTGGCGTGCTGGTTAAGAAGGTAAAGTGTAACTTCCGTACCATGGGTAAGAAGTTCGGTAAGCTCATGAAGAGTGTAGCTGCCGCAATGGACGCCCTGACACAGGAGCAGATTGCCGAGCTCGAGAAGCAGGGTACCATCGGTATCAATGTCGAGGGTCAGGACATCACTGTCGAGGCCGTAGATGTTGAGATTATCAGCGAGGACATTCCAGGCTGGCTGGTAGCCAACGAGGGTAACCTTACTGTAGCACTCGAGGTTGAACTCACCGAGGAGTTGAAGAACGAGGGTATGGCCCGCGAGCTCATCAACCGCATCCAGAACATCCGTAAGGAGAGCGGTTTCGAGATTACCGACCGTATCAGCGTGGTACTTGCTCCGAATGCCGAGGTTGAGAAGGCTGTAAGCAGCTTTGCCGACTACATCAAGACTCAGGTTCTGGCCGATGATATTACTCTACAACCCAATGACGGTCAGGAGGTTGAGTTCGATGACTTCAAGTTGAACATAACAGTTACAAAGAATTAA